One genomic segment of Hordeum vulgare subsp. vulgare chromosome 2H, MorexV3_pseudomolecules_assembly, whole genome shotgun sequence includes these proteins:
- the LOC123430127 gene encoding uclacyanin 1-like, whose amino-acid sequence MAMMVKAVFVAVVAVAALAQLTVAVDHPVGGSGATWSTSGGYDSWSAKQKFSPGDSLVFSYSPAHDVVEVSKADYDACTASKVVASYTGGSTKVKLTTAGKRYFICSIAGHCDAGMKLQVNVAAATAAPTKPRGQRSVAPVAAPVPAPEGSATDEQLPTVSSPTGTQAPSSPSGSGAASISASAAVVLAMGMAVALAM is encoded by the exons ATGGCAATGATGGTGAAGGCCGTCTTCGTCGCCGTCGTGGCCGTGGCAGCGCTTGCGCAGCTCACCGTGGCAGTGGATCACCCGGTGGGCGGGAGCGGCGCGACCTGGTCCACCAGCGGCGGCTACGACTCGTGGTCCGCGAAGCAGAAGTTCTCTCCGGGAGACAGCCTCG TATTTTCGTACTCGCCGGCGCACGACGTCGTGGAGGTGAGCAAGGCCGACTACGACGCCTGCACGGCCAGCAAGGTCGTCGCCAGCTACACCGGCGGCAGCACCAAGGTCAAGCTCACCACCGCTGGGAAGCGCTACTTCATCTGCAGCATCGCCGGCCACTGCGACGCCGGCATGAAGCTCCAGGTGAACGTTGCCGCCGCAACCGCCGCCCCCACCAAGCCCAGGGGCCAGAGGAGCGTCGCCCCTGTCGCCGCCCCGGTGCCGGCGCCGGAGGGGTCGGCCACAGACGAGCAGCTGCCGACAGTGTCGTCGCCAACGGGGACACAGGCGCCCAGTTCGCCTTCTGGCTCGGGCGCTGCCAGCATCAGTGCAAGCGCTGCGGTGGTGCTCGCCATGGGCATGGCTGTGGCATTGGCCATGTGA